DNA from Stegostoma tigrinum isolate sSteTig4 chromosome 8, sSteTig4.hap1, whole genome shotgun sequence:
TATGCTCACGACGGGCCGCAAGCCGTGTTGAAAAGTTCCAAGCTGCGGTCACTGCGCTATTTTTAGAAGGAACGGCCATGAAGTGACTGTCCGCAGGAATAATTTTGAGTATATTTTCATTGGCTGTTATTCTGGATTGGCGTGCCAAGCCACTGATGATATGAGCCAGTAGGATCACGCCAGGGAagacacagcaaaaaaaaagttttctgaaGTGGTGGACATTTGAATTGATCAGTGAGTGCACTCAGGCTCCGCTCCACCTGTACAGGCacggtcagaagtcacacgacaccaggtttgTTTATTTGAGAACATTAGCTTTCGGAGCGTAGCCCCTTCGCCAGGTGAGGCTTgtgtttttcaaataaacctgttggactacaaacgggtgtcgtgtgatttctgacagtgTCCACCCCAGagcaacaccggcacctccacaccatggcTTCATTAGCAGGTGCAGAATTGCGCCCACCCAGGTACCGAGCAGGCAGTGTGGAACAGCGAGTCCTTGGGGGAATTGCTTTACAAAATCCTAGTGACACAGGCTGCAGGCTTCATTTGCCATTGCGCGCTGTAGAGTGGCTTTGGATGTACAGTTAAATGCGGACAGCAACCCTTCTCTGCAATACTAACGCAAATTGCCTTTTCAGTCCAGTATGACTTTCCTTTAAGAGTTCAGattctctccaaagatgccacTCAGAGGTACCGCGTTCCCTGTCCCcagcattgtttttatttaattcccAGAATTTTGCTTGCATCTAATAATGCTTCTATTTTGACGGCAGTAATGTTTATAAGTATTCGGAGGTCGGGACGGTTTTAGTTCTGAATTTCGTTAGAGGGCTAGGTGGTGCGATTAATCACACTAGTGTGTAGTTTACTTTCCCCTTTCTGATTTACAAACAAAGTGCATTCCAAAAATACATcaaaacaaagagaaagaaaaggaatgcTGGTGACCGCAGGTCAGACAACACCCCATGAATATAAACACACAGCGAGAAAGTTGGAAGCGTCAACTTAATTCCCTCACCAGATGTTACCTGATCTGTTGGCTGTTTgaagggtccccacccgaaatgtcagctttcctcctcctctgttgctgactggcctgctgtgtccctccagctccacactgtgttatttcgcCAGCCTTCTATTTGTTTACATTTCCCGCGACCCGCAGagttttgctgtttttgtttcagttctgcCAACCTCCTGCTGGAAAAAAAAGCATAAGTAAAACAAAGCAGCGGCACAAATTTGGTTTATTATGAACACACTCTACCCGATCCCGCCAAAGCACCAAGAAGCCTGCCTCTCCCCGTCTCTTCACGCCTTATACAAGAGTGTGGCCATTCTCGAAGACACAGTCCAGGGATCTCCCCCCGTCCCCAAACAGCAACACCCCGTCACCCCACCCACTTCATGCCGGCACTTCATATTCGGTGCGAGTCATCTGAAAGTGCTACTTTCTGCTTCGAAAACAGGCCAAAAAGGAAGACTTGTGAGAGCGATCATTCATAGAGGAATGTATGTATACATTAAAGGAAAGCCTTTGCCGCAATATGCTCCGTCTAGCAATGTTTTGGGGACAGTGGGCTGATTTAATCTGTGCCCAAGTTTGataatgtactttttttttgttcaaacaGCATCTCCAGACAACAATGAAACTGACGAAGATCAAGCATTGGCCTGGCAGAATCGGACTGGGCAAGTCTTCACAGGAGACTGCACGGTGTATAACACGACCGATAAATCACTGGAAATAAAAAGCGACGGCTACTACTTCATCTATGTCCAGGTGATGCTGAAGGCCAACTGGCACAGTGTGAAGTTCATCCTGAACATGGATGGCAAGAACGAGATCGAACGGAATGCCCGCACCTCCTCAGAGCTGCGTTCAAACACGGTCATCTTCGGGAGCACCTACAGACTGCGGCGAGGGACAAAGGTTTTGGTCAAATCAAATCCCAAGTACGTTCTA
Protein-coding regions in this window:
- the LOC125456628 gene encoding uncharacterized protein LOC125456628, with product MDVTVPLSETGVPLKARGKCQRAMFHWSLVIMIIMVQVLAASCVSFYLLRTQLQKPTEHLKKTCGTEPAAKKQKCATHWTVASPDNNETDEDQALAWQNRTGQVFTGDCTVYNTTDKSLEIKSDGYYFIYVQVMLKANWHSVKFILNMDGKNEIERNARTSSELRSNTVIFGSTYRLRRGTKVLVKSNPKYVLVQETDTFLGLFQL